The Trichoderma asperellum chromosome 6, complete sequence region CTGTAGCATATCGTGTCGTCGCATAGCGATTTTTAAGATCTATTGTACAGAGTTAGGCATCTTTTTGGTGATACAGTCTTTGACCTTACGGGAGCTATCGTGTCGCCCCGGATCGTTCAACACTGCATCGAGCTTCGCTTTCGCTTTCTCGGAAGCTGACGGCATGATGATGTTGATTGTTTAATTGAGAACTT contains the following coding sequences:
- a CDS encoding uncharacterized protein (EggNog:ENOG41), whose protein sequence is MPSASEKAKAKLDAVLNDPGRHDSSHLKNRYATTRYATGCGVVNSVPRRPSQSSIESDSGSPRNRLKRLLSLPAY